A genomic window from Variovorax paradoxus includes:
- a CDS encoding putative quinol monooxygenase, which produces MILVIGHALAKPDTLQAMLAISTEHVLRSRAEPGCISHEVTTDVQDPLRLTFVERWSDMAALQTHFRVDASRAFGKALAAMADGTPEIHVYQSDEIDLSAGRAKA; this is translated from the coding sequence ATGATCCTGGTCATCGGACATGCCCTGGCAAAGCCCGACACCCTGCAGGCCATGCTCGCCATCAGCACCGAGCACGTGCTGCGCTCGCGCGCCGAACCCGGCTGCATCTCGCACGAAGTCACGACCGACGTGCAGGACCCGCTGCGCCTGACCTTCGTGGAGCGCTGGAGCGACATGGCCGCGCTGCAGACGCACTTTCGCGTGGACGCCTCGCGCGCCTTCGGCAAGGCGCTGGCGGCCATGGCCGACGGCACGCCGGAGATCCACGTCTACCAGTCGGACGAGATCGACCTGTCGGCCGGCCGCGCCAAGGCCTGA
- a CDS encoding alpha/beta hydrolase — protein sequence MSRPPIEIETAPNPTATVIVMHGLGADGNDFVPIANELELSAVGPVRFVFPNAPVIPVTINGGYQMPAWYDIALPDLAAQEDEAGLRRSQASIEAIIASEKARGIAAERIVVAGFSQGCAMALMTGLRHTERLAGIVGLSGYLPIAATTAAERHAANHETPVFLAHGRQDPVVPLAAAMRSRDALSALGYTVEWHEYTMAHSVCMEEIADLNRFLLRVLG from the coding sequence ATGTCCCGTCCTCCCATCGAGATCGAAACCGCCCCCAACCCCACCGCCACGGTGATCGTGATGCACGGCCTCGGCGCCGACGGCAACGACTTCGTGCCCATTGCCAACGAACTCGAGCTCTCGGCCGTGGGCCCCGTGCGCTTCGTGTTCCCCAATGCACCGGTCATTCCCGTGACCATCAACGGCGGCTACCAGATGCCAGCCTGGTACGACATCGCCTTGCCCGACCTGGCAGCACAGGAAGACGAGGCCGGCCTGCGCCGCTCGCAGGCGAGCATCGAAGCGATCATCGCCAGTGAAAAAGCCCGCGGCATCGCCGCCGAGCGCATCGTGGTGGCCGGCTTCTCGCAAGGCTGTGCGATGGCTCTGATGACTGGCCTGCGCCACACCGAGCGGTTGGCCGGTATCGTCGGTCTCTCAGGCTACCTGCCGATCGCGGCCACCACCGCGGCCGAACGTCACGCGGCCAATCACGAGACACCCGTGTTCCTCGCCCATGGCCGGCAAGACCCCGTGGTGCCCCTTGCTGCCGCGATGCGCTCGCGCGACGCGCTGTCCGCTCTGGGCTATACCGTCGAGTGGCACGAATACACGATGGCGCACTCGGTGTGCATGGAAGAAATCGCCGACCTCAACCGCTTTCTGCTGCGGGTGCTCGGCTGA
- a CDS encoding Bug family tripartite tricarboxylate transporter substrate binding protein, producing the protein MRAHFLSKLLKPVLALWACASLTVAAQAQSAAAYPSKPVHITVANTPGSSPDVLARYLAQRLSEQWKQPVVVDNRAGAAGILAADGLAKAQPDGYSLLVGADGPITILPNIQAGLPYDARRDLVPVVSLGQIDFVLVANPKTGFHTVADFVRAAKAHPGRINYASAGNGSPQQLSMELLKQKAGIYVTHIPYRGGPLGMQDVIAGQVDVMFIAVGPALPHIRSGRLVALGTSGERRHALLPEVPTVGESYAGYRSGTWFGLFAPARTPQPVLDAIAAEAGRIVQAPAARAELAVQGIEATGHPQRQFQTQVAAEYERYAQIVKAVGIKAE; encoded by the coding sequence ATGCGTGCCCATTTCCTGTCGAAGCTGCTCAAGCCGGTCCTTGCCCTGTGGGCCTGCGCTTCGTTGACCGTGGCCGCGCAGGCGCAATCGGCGGCCGCCTATCCGTCGAAGCCCGTGCACATCACGGTCGCGAACACACCCGGCAGTTCGCCCGACGTGCTGGCGCGCTACCTGGCGCAGCGCCTGTCGGAGCAATGGAAGCAGCCGGTGGTGGTCGACAACCGCGCCGGCGCGGCCGGCATCCTGGCCGCCGACGGGCTGGCCAAGGCGCAGCCCGACGGCTACTCACTGCTGGTGGGCGCGGACGGCCCCATCACCATCCTCCCCAACATCCAAGCCGGCTTGCCCTACGACGCCCGGCGCGACCTGGTGCCGGTGGTATCGCTCGGGCAGATCGACTTCGTGCTGGTCGCCAACCCGAAGACCGGCTTCCACACGGTGGCCGACTTCGTTCGTGCGGCCAAGGCCCACCCTGGGCGCATCAACTACGCCTCGGCCGGCAACGGCAGCCCGCAGCAGTTGAGCATGGAGCTGCTGAAGCAGAAGGCCGGCATCTACGTCACGCACATCCCGTACCGTGGCGGCCCGCTGGGCATGCAGGACGTGATCGCGGGGCAGGTCGACGTGATGTTCATCGCGGTCGGCCCCGCGCTGCCGCACATCCGCAGCGGCCGGCTGGTGGCGCTGGGCACCAGCGGCGAGAGGCGCCATGCGCTGCTGCCCGAAGTGCCGACCGTGGGCGAAAGCTATGCGGGCTACCGCTCGGGCACATGGTTCGGGCTGTTCGCGCCGGCGCGAACGCCGCAGCCGGTACTCGACGCCATCGCGGCGGAGGCGGGGCGCATCGTGCAGGCTCCGGCCGCCCGTGCAGAACTCGCGGTGCAGGGCATCGAAGCCACGGGCCATCCGCAACGCCAATTCCAGACGCAGGTGGCGGCCGAATACGAGCGCTATGCGCAGATCGTGAAGGCCGTGGGCATCAAGGCCGAGTAA
- a CDS encoding Fur family transcriptional regulator produces MKTTTSHPKPPRAAPFDSEALLRDSGLRVTRAAQTVLELIEHSSQPLTHEEVASAYTTATGETPDRVTVYRVLDRLVEAGLCDRRVGPDRVNRFSRHVEAESGNTFECDQCHKVLALPSDPELPKVMGRLGRALRKQGIDTRHTALTLHGTCGDCAR; encoded by the coding sequence ATGAAGACAACGACCTCGCACCCGAAGCCCCCTCGCGCCGCCCCATTCGACAGCGAAGCGCTGCTGCGCGACAGCGGCCTGCGCGTGACCCGCGCCGCGCAGACCGTGCTCGAACTGATCGAACACAGCTCGCAACCCCTGACGCACGAGGAAGTCGCCTCGGCCTACACCACCGCCACCGGCGAAACGCCCGACCGCGTGACGGTCTACCGCGTGCTCGACCGGCTTGTCGAGGCCGGCCTGTGCGACCGCCGCGTGGGCCCCGACCGCGTCAACCGCTTCTCGCGCCATGTGGAGGCCGAGTCGGGCAACACCTTCGAATGCGACCAGTGCCACAAGGTGCTGGCGCTGCCTTCGGACCCGGAGCTGCCGAAGGTGATGGGCCGTCTTGGCCGTGCGCTGCGCAAGCAGGGCATCGACACCCGCCACACTGCGCTGACCCTTCACGGCACCTGCGGCGACTGCGCCCGCTAA
- the zigA gene encoding zinc metallochaperone GTPase ZigA: MADRLPVTVLSGFLGAGKTTLLNHILHNREGRRVAVIVNDMSEVNIDAALVRDGGAELSRTDEKLVEMSNGCICCTLREDLLIEVNRLAKEGRFDQLVIESTGISEPLPVAETFTFAGEDGKSLADVARLDTMVTVVDAFNFLRDYGSPDSLGQRGQSLGDEDTRTVVDLLIEQIEFCDVLVVNKTDLVTPEERERLMAILCSLNPRARIEVSEFGRVALDRVLDTGLFDFEQAEQAPGWLAELRGEHVPESEEYGIRSFVYRSRIPFHPMRFWKLVQSEWEGVVRSKGFFWLASRATRAGSWSQAGGACRYGAAGFWWAAVPREHWPTEPDALELIHKNWDPATGDARQELVLIGIGMDEDALRARLDECLLTENEMRFGASWWQNFPDPFPSWNV, from the coding sequence ATGGCTGACCGCCTCCCCGTTACCGTTCTCTCCGGCTTTCTCGGCGCCGGCAAGACCACGCTGTTGAACCACATCCTGCACAACCGCGAGGGCCGCCGCGTGGCAGTCATCGTCAATGACATGAGCGAGGTCAACATCGACGCTGCGCTCGTGCGCGACGGCGGTGCCGAGCTCTCGCGCACCGACGAGAAGCTGGTCGAGATGAGCAACGGCTGCATCTGCTGCACGCTGCGCGAAGACCTGCTGATCGAGGTCAACCGGCTCGCGAAGGAAGGGCGCTTCGATCAACTGGTGATCGAGTCCACAGGCATCTCCGAGCCGCTGCCTGTGGCCGAAACCTTCACCTTCGCCGGCGAAGACGGCAAGAGCCTGGCCGATGTGGCCCGGCTCGACACCATGGTGACGGTGGTCGACGCCTTCAACTTCCTGCGCGACTACGGCTCGCCCGACAGCCTCGGCCAGCGCGGCCAGTCGCTCGGTGACGAGGACACGCGCACGGTGGTCGACCTGCTGATCGAGCAGATCGAGTTCTGCGACGTGCTGGTGGTCAACAAGACCGACCTCGTCACGCCCGAGGAGCGCGAACGGCTCATGGCCATCTTGTGCAGCCTGAATCCACGCGCCCGCATCGAGGTGTCTGAGTTCGGCCGCGTGGCGCTCGATCGCGTGCTCGACACCGGCCTGTTCGATTTCGAGCAGGCCGAGCAGGCGCCCGGCTGGCTGGCCGAACTGCGCGGCGAGCACGTGCCCGAGTCGGAGGAATACGGCATTCGCAGCTTTGTCTACCGCTCGCGCATTCCGTTTCACCCGATGCGGTTCTGGAAGCTGGTGCAAAGCGAATGGGAAGGCGTGGTGCGTTCCAAGGGCTTCTTCTGGCTCGCGAGCCGTGCCACGCGCGCGGGCTCGTGGTCGCAGGCCGGCGGTGCCTGCCGCTATGGCGCGGCTGGCTTCTGGTGGGCCGCCGTGCCGCGCGAGCACTGGCCGACCGAGCCGGATGCGCTGGAACTGATCCACAAGAACTGGGACCCGGCCACGGGCGATGCGCGGCAGGAACTGGTGCTGATCGGCATCGGCATGGATGAAGACGCGTTGCGTGCCCGGCTCGACGAGTGCCTGCTCACGGAAAACGAGATGCGCTTCGGCGCCTCGTGGTGGCAGAACTTTCCGGATCCGTTCCCTTCGTGGAACGTGTGA
- a CDS encoding GNAT family N-acetyltransferase — translation MQLVWPSHEHLPGYIAALERGWSPNNLRPEAGQEELAQIHADPERFLASLVDPEAKGPPVTLPGGGTVPRLPGYRRWMWDGEFCGSIQLRWQPGTNALPIYCLGHIGYGVVPWKSGRGYAKAALRALLPEARTRGLDHVEITTSPENLASQQVIRANGGLLVEEFVKLPELGGTPELRFRIDVRELR, via the coding sequence TTGCAACTCGTCTGGCCTTCGCACGAACACCTCCCTGGCTACATCGCCGCGCTGGAACGCGGCTGGTCGCCCAACAACCTTCGGCCCGAAGCCGGCCAGGAAGAACTGGCGCAGATCCACGCCGACCCCGAACGCTTTCTGGCCAGCCTAGTCGACCCCGAAGCCAAGGGCCCGCCAGTCACGCTGCCCGGCGGAGGCACCGTGCCCCGCCTGCCAGGCTACCGGCGCTGGATGTGGGACGGCGAGTTCTGCGGCAGCATTCAGCTGCGCTGGCAGCCTGGCACCAACGCCCTGCCCATCTACTGCCTTGGCCACATCGGCTACGGCGTGGTCCCGTGGAAGAGCGGCCGGGGCTACGCCAAGGCTGCGCTGCGCGCGCTGCTGCCCGAGGCGCGCACCAGGGGCCTCGATCACGTTGAGATCACGACCAGCCCCGAAAACCTCGCCTCGCAGCAGGTGATCCGCGCCAACGGCGGCCTGCTGGTGGAAGAGTTCGTCAAGCTACCCGAGCTCGGCGGCACGCCTGAACTGCGCTTTCGCATCGACGTGCGGGAGCTCCGGTAG
- a CDS encoding SDR family oxidoreductase: protein MQNEKTQRPLKDCVAVVTGASRGAGRGIAMELGAAGATVYVTGRSTREQPAQTYGQLLALSDMQAVPGSIDDTADELTRMGGHGIAVQCDHTREEEVAALFARVEREAGRIDLLVNNAWGGHETFNGVFEAPFWEHPLSNWDSMFDRGVRNHLVASRCAAPLMARRKKGLITTTTFWDRGNYLRGNLFYDLAKASMTRLAFGMAQDLRPHGVASIAVSPGWMRTEFVLAGHKTDEAHWHERPALARTESPRYLGRAIAALAGDARVMDKSGEVLRVADLAREYGFTDIDGRQVEAFEM, encoded by the coding sequence ATGCAGAACGAAAAAACCCAGCGCCCGTTGAAGGACTGCGTGGCGGTGGTGACTGGCGCGAGTCGGGGAGCCGGGCGCGGCATCGCGATGGAACTGGGCGCCGCCGGAGCCACGGTGTACGTCACCGGGCGCAGCACACGCGAACAGCCCGCGCAAACCTACGGCCAGTTGCTGGCCTTGTCCGACATGCAGGCCGTGCCCGGCAGCATCGACGACACCGCAGACGAACTCACCCGCATGGGCGGGCACGGCATCGCCGTGCAGTGCGACCACACCCGCGAAGAAGAAGTGGCGGCGCTCTTCGCTCGCGTGGAGCGCGAGGCAGGCCGCATCGACCTGCTGGTGAACAACGCATGGGGCGGCCACGAGACCTTCAACGGCGTGTTCGAAGCGCCTTTCTGGGAGCACCCGCTGTCGAACTGGGATTCGATGTTCGACCGCGGCGTGCGCAACCACCTCGTGGCCAGCCGATGTGCTGCGCCGCTGATGGCGCGACGAAAGAAGGGCCTGATCACCACCACCACCTTCTGGGACCGCGGCAACTACCTGCGGGGCAACCTCTTCTATGACCTTGCCAAGGCCTCGATGACCCGGCTGGCTTTCGGCATGGCGCAAGACCTGAGGCCGCACGGCGTCGCTTCCATTGCCGTGTCCCCCGGCTGGATGCGCACCGAGTTCGTGCTGGCCGGCCACAAGACCGACGAGGCGCACTGGCATGAGCGGCCCGCGCTGGCGCGCACCGAGTCGCCGCGCTACCTGGGACGGGCGATCGCGGCGCTGGCCGGCGATGCGCGGGTGATGGACAAGAGCGGCGAGGTGCTGCGCGTGGCCGACCTAGCGCGCGAATACGGCTTTACCGACATCGACGGCAGGCAGGTCGAGGCCTTCGAGATGTAG
- a CDS encoding helix-turn-helix domain-containing protein — protein sequence MAERLFLRLDDDPLHGPESGVPAGTLRAFPVGAALRAHVSHILLYRETFANGHEVRERVLPDGAVRLVFNLGDAPSAGEGEGLAVEAIGASAAPVVVRMRRKVEGLSVTLRPGAAAALLGLPVGEIGGSALHLDALWHGEGTELLGRMAEAPNDAARVTLLHAVLQRRLRDSDVAAGNAAVAMRAAQLIAASGGRRSLREVATAVGVGERRLQQLFHAHVGLSPRAWSRLARMHGCLRALRMQSSPAWADVALESGFYDQSHLVNEFRALCGVTPTEFMGHAVSGSSKTAR from the coding sequence ATGGCCGAACGCCTCTTCCTGCGCCTCGACGACGACCCGTTGCACGGGCCGGAATCGGGCGTGCCGGCCGGTACGTTGCGCGCGTTTCCCGTGGGGGCGGCGCTGCGGGCGCATGTCTCGCACATCCTGCTGTACCGCGAGACCTTTGCCAATGGCCACGAGGTGCGCGAGCGCGTGTTGCCCGATGGCGCGGTGCGGCTGGTGTTCAACCTCGGCGATGCGCCTTCCGCCGGTGAAGGTGAGGGGCTGGCGGTGGAAGCCATTGGCGCCTCGGCGGCGCCTGTGGTGGTGCGCATGCGGCGCAAGGTAGAGGGGCTCTCCGTCACCCTGCGCCCTGGCGCCGCCGCTGCGCTGCTGGGGTTGCCAGTGGGCGAGATCGGCGGCAGCGCCTTGCACCTCGATGCGCTGTGGCATGGCGAAGGCACCGAGCTGCTCGGGCGCATGGCCGAGGCGCCGAACGACGCAGCACGAGTGACGCTGTTGCACGCCGTTCTGCAACGCCGGCTTCGCGACAGTGACGTCGCAGCAGGCAACGCAGCTGTCGCTATGCGTGCTGCGCAACTCATCGCCGCATCCGGTGGGCGTCGCTCCTTGCGCGAGGTGGCAACGGCCGTCGGCGTTGGCGAACGGCGCCTGCAGCAGCTCTTTCATGCCCACGTGGGCCTTTCGCCGCGCGCCTGGAGCCGGCTCGCGCGCATGCATGGTTGTCTGCGCGCGCTGCGGATGCAGTCGTCGCCCGCGTGGGCCGATGTTGCGCTGGAGAGCGGCTTCTACGACCAGTCGCACCTGGTCAACGAGTTCCGCGCGCTCTGCGGCGTCACGCCGACCGAGTTCATGGGGCACGCCGTTTCGGGTTCTTCCAAGACGGCGCGTTGA
- a CDS encoding glutathione S-transferase → MPATALPVLYSFRRCPYAMRARLALVASGQHCELREVVLKNKPAEMLAASPKGTVPVLLTEDGTVLEQSLDVMLWALQRNDPLRWLQPDAGTLQDMLTLVAACDDDFKPQLDRYKYPDRHADGGEPARERGARFLRDLEARLSASPYLTGAHATLADAAVMPFVRQFAMVEPAWFDAQPWPRLQTWLSGWTASGLFERAMYKYTPWKAGDAGVSFPPL, encoded by the coding sequence ATGCCCGCCACCGCCCTCCCCGTCCTCTATTCGTTCCGCCGCTGCCCCTATGCGATGCGGGCCCGGCTCGCACTGGTCGCGAGCGGCCAGCACTGCGAGCTGCGCGAGGTGGTGCTGAAGAACAAGCCGGCCGAGATGCTGGCGGCCTCACCCAAGGGCACGGTGCCCGTGCTGCTGACCGAAGACGGCACGGTGCTGGAGCAGAGCCTCGACGTGATGCTCTGGGCCCTGCAGCGCAACGATCCGCTGCGCTGGCTGCAGCCCGACGCGGGCACGCTGCAGGACATGCTCACGCTGGTCGCCGCCTGCGACGACGACTTCAAGCCCCAGCTCGACCGTTACAAGTACCCCGACCGGCATGCCGATGGCGGCGAACCCGCACGTGAGCGTGGCGCCCGGTTCCTGCGCGACCTCGAAGCCAGGCTGTCGGCTTCGCCCTACCTGACCGGAGCGCACGCCACACTGGCCGATGCCGCCGTCATGCCCTTCGTGCGCCAGTTCGCGATGGTCGAGCCCGCATGGTTCGATGCACAGCCCTGGCCGCGCCTGCAAACGTGGCTGTCTGGCTGGACCGCCTCCGGCCTGTTCGAGCGCGCCATGTACAAGTACACGCCGTGGAAGGCCGGCGATGCCGGCGTCAGCTTTCCGCCGCTATAG